The segment GCGCGGCAATATCTGCGAGGCGCTTTTCATCGCCGCCGCCGACTTCTGCCGTAGCAAAGCCTTCATAGCCGATGGCTCGCAATTCTTTGCGAACTGCTTTCCAATTAATGGTTCCATCGCCAATTTCTACATCAAAGCCTTTCCACAAGCCTTCATCATTCATTTTCTTGGTGCTGAATTCTTTGACGTCTAATTTTTTGATGCGGCTGCCAAGAACCGGGATCCAGTGCTCGGGCCAGCCAAAGCGTGCTACGTTGCCAATATCGAAATAGGAGCCTACCCAAGGATTATCGACTTCATCGATATACTGCGCCATTTCGAGGGGGCTGATGAGGAAATTGTTCCAGACGTTTTCAACGAGCAAATGGATTTCCTGTTTGGCGGCATGTTCGCCGGCACGCTTCATCTTTTCCATAGTCTCCGTATAGTTTTGGGCATAGGGCATTTTTTCATCCACTTTTCCCGCAACGATAAGAACAGAGGTGGCGCCGATCAGTTTCGCCTCATCAATGCACGTGTTGATATCATCGAAAGACCAGCCTTTTACAATCCCGTGAACAGGCAAGCCGGTCGCTTCACTGGCTTTGGCAAGCTCTTCAATGGGTACTTCGCCAAAGTTGGGTTCTACGCCGTCGTAGCCCAAGTCTTTCAAGAGTTTTAACTTTTCTAAAGGCGTTTTACCGACTTTGACCATACCATATTTTACGGCTTTTTTAATTTTGCCGGTGAATTCGCCGGCATGGGCAGTCTTGGCTCCGCCGGCATAGAGTCCGGCAGCGGCGGCAAGCCCTGAGCTCACCAAAAAATCTCTGCGATTCATAGGATTCCTTTCTCTGACACATGAAGTTCTTGTCTTTTAAGAATGCGGGCATTCACCTGCCTTGTAAAAGGGTCAAATCAGGGGTGATTCTTATAAAGATCATCATAGCAATCCTTGGATATCCAAAGCAATCCGATACGGGAGTCTGTGCATCGCTTTAAATATTACGCGACATGCAATAAATATAATGTCAATCGTGTTACTAAAATATATGGTAAACTAGAGGTGTGGAGGTAACTCCAACAATCGTTTCACTGCGACGGCCATCGGGGGACTTTCAATTTTTGAATCAATTCCTGTTGAAGTATGCCTGCCTTAAAAGGAAGTTGGTGTGTATCTAACAAAACTACGAATAAATATTTGTATTTGTTGTGTTGTTTTTGGTAAAATACAAATATGTAAAGGGCATTACTAGAAATACTCAAAATTCATCTTGTAGAAAGAGAATAAAATGGTAATGATTAATGAGGGCATGACCGTGGCAGACCGCTACCTTTTAAATAAATCCTTAGGTAAGGGAGGTATGGGCGAGGTCTTTTTGGCC is part of the Candidatus Hydrogenedentota bacterium genome and harbors:
- a CDS encoding sugar phosphate isomerase/epimerase, with the translated sequence MNRRDFLVSSGLAAAAGLYAGGAKTAHAGEFTGKIKKAVKYGMVKVGKTPLEKLKLLKDLGYDGVEPNFGEVPIEELAKASEATGLPVHGIVKGWSFDDINTCIDEAKLIGATSVLIVAGKVDEKMPYAQNYTETMEKMKRAGEHAAKQEIHLLVENVWNNFLISPLEMAQYIDEVDNPWVGSYFDIGNVARFGWPEHWIPVLGSRIKKLDVKEFSTKKMNDEGLWKGFDVEIGDGTINWKAVRKELRAIGYEGFATAEVGGGDEKRLADIAARMDKVLDL